The Alkalihalobacillus sp. LMS6 genomic interval TAATTCTTTTAGGCTTTTATTCAAAATATGCGACACCTTTTGCAGCAAAAGTTACGTTTGTTTTCCATATTATTGTGTATGGTTCGTCCCAACTCTTTACGGACATCCACTACCTTTATGTCTTTAGCGTTATTTTATTCGTCGACATCTTCTTAATTTGGGCGATCAGTCGTTTTGGACCAAATGCAAAACCATTTGAATTTCCAAAAACAGAAGCAAAAGTTGATTTAACGCCATGGAAGCACAGAAAATGGGTGAGTGCCATGATCCTGATTATGGTTGTAACTATGTACTGGTTCTTCTCGCCAATGGGTATTGCCAATTAATTCATGACACACTCCCCTTTACGTGCATATTTTCATAAGGAACTTGTATGAATGAGATTCCATCATTCGTACAGGTTCTTTTTTTTAACGTAATCCTTATTTATGTTGATTTGACGTTTCAAACTTCCTTTTTAAGGTAAAAGAAGCAGTAGATAGAAAATTCTTGAAGATAGGGTGAGTCGATGAAAAAGACATGGCTAGTTGCGTTATGCAGCACAACCGTCCTTTTAGCTGCTTGTACGGACGGAGAAGACGAAAACACAGAAGAGAACGCTAACGGCAATGGCGAGACAGAAGAGACAACCGATCAAGCTTCAGAAGACGATGAGTTAACGGCTGAAGACATTCTCCAAGAAGCGATTGCACTTTACGATGGATTAGAAGGTCTATACATGGAGACGGTTGGTGAAGGAGACATCGACTTTAGTATAGACGAAGAAGACATAGAAGATGAAATTGATGAAGAAGCAAATTCAACTGAGCTTGGTTTAGAAATGAACATCCGCCAATGGACATTCGTTGACGGGGATGACTTCTACGATCGTTCCGAACAAGAAATGATCATGAATATGGAAACAGACAGTGATGCAAGCACTGAAGAAACGGTTTCATATAGCTTTACAGACTACAGTGATCCTGCCTATGCGATTATGTACGATGAAGGCGACGATGAAGCCATCCGCATTGAACGTGATCTTGACTTTGACTTCTCACACATGGCACAGCGCTATGAAGACTTACTCGACAATGCAGATGAACTGACGCTTGTAGGAGAAGAAGAAGTAAATGGCTATCAAACGTATCACGTTGAAGCAGAAATGGACGGCGAAACAATGGCGTTCTATTTCGACCAAGACACGTATTTTTCGGTTCGGGATGAAATTATAGGTGGAGACGACGACATGGATACAACCCTCGATGGCGGTTTCCAAGCAGAAGATGACGTCATCGACTATGAATTAAATCCAGAATTTGACGAGTCGCTTTTTCAAGCGCCTGATGACATGGACGTAACAGATGGCGAGATAAGCGATACGATTGGCTAATGGTTTCAATGAAAGAGCTTCTCTCATAGCTAGCGGAGCTCTTTTTATTCTTTCAAAAAGGGTGACAGTCTTATGACCACAGGATTTTATGAGTTCTTCACAGGAATTCCAATTTTATTAACGATTGGATTGACCATCTTTTTGATTATCAACCGTAAAACCATCGCCTTTTACATTTGTGGAGCCATCCTGTTTAGTTCTGGGATTCTCGTTTATGTGATAACCGGAATTTCCCTAAGACTGTTTGAGCACAATGAAGGTGCCGGTCCTATGTTTGGTGCGGTTTATTCGGGGATGGTTGCGATCCCCGCAGCCTTTGTCATGATTTTCATCGGCATCATTGTAGGGATCGTACGCAAAAGGGGCTCGTAATGCTTTTGCGCTCGGTCAAACGAAACGCTACTGAATTGATTAAACAAATGAACCGTTTACTCATCTCGTTTATACTGTAATGCGCCACTCGGGCATAGCTTAACAGTGGCCTCCACATCTGAAGCTTTTGCTTGATCTGGTTGAATCCATGGCCTTTTCTCGGTATCAAACACTTCATTTAAGTTCTGCACACATTTCGCCGCGTGAATACAAACATCCTTATTAAAATATACATCAATTGTTTCCCCGTAATAACGTCTGTACCCTTGCTCCTCTAACTCTTGTTTCATTGCAAATCACCTCTTTCTTTTTTGATGAAAAACGTTTATCTGTTACACAATTATTTTTGTGCCAATAGCTTTTGATAGTCTGGATTTTTCTCAAATTCTAACTTTGCAAATGGACAAAGCGGTAAAATAAGCTTATTCTCTTGCTCCATACGTTTTACGACCGAATAAACAAGTTCTTTCGCAATTCCCTTTCCTTTTCCTTCTTCCAATACATGAGTGTGATCAATAATAATCTTGGTTTTCCCAACTGGAACAAATGTAATTTCACCTAATACATTCCCGCTTTCCCCTTTATACACATGTCTTTTTTCTTCTTCTACAATCATCAGCTTTCTCCAATCCATACGATTTATTTTTTATCACCATTTGTAATAGCGCTCTTCATTAAGTAGGTGGCTCAAGTTTTTTTAACAATTTAACGAGCTGACGTAATTCTTGCTCATCAAGCGCATCGAAGTGAGAAATTTGATGATCCTCTTGCTTCGGAACGACTTCATTAAACAACGCTTCACCCATTTCCGTTAAAGTCAGATATTTAACTTTATGCACCCGTCGGCGCTCAATCCAACCCAACATCTCCATTTTCACAAGCAGCTTCGTAATATTCCCTTTCGTTACCAGTAACTTTTCCGCCAACTCTTTTTGGCTAAGTTCTTGATTCGTACCAATCTGCACAAGCACGTCAAACTGCGCTGCGCTTAATCCATATTCTTTTAAGTACGCATTTGACCGTCTCAAGCTGTAATGATACGCACGCGAAAGCCTATACCAAGCAGCCAGGCCAAGAATATCCTGTACCTTATTATCAGCCATCTTACCAACCCATTAATGTATTATTTCGGTAGATAAGTGATAACGGTATAGAAAATCAGTCGGCCTTTTTGCCGACTGAACTCGTTCGTTACTTATTTTGCGCGCGAAGATCTCTTTGTGCACCTTCATAGCTACCGATAACATTATTATAACTTGGCAGTTGACCAGCAAGCAACTCACCGAATCCTTCAACGTCATGTCTCCAATCACGTTGAAGTTCACCAGCAATACTAAACCAGTTTAATAATTGGACCCCGCCATGAGCCATTCTCGTTAAAGCAGCATTTGCCACTTGTTGACTTGACGTACCTGAAGCATCAACAGAAACAAATACTTCGTACCCTTCATTTACTGCAGAAAGCGCAGGAAACGCTACACACACTTCCGTAACAACACCTGCAATAATTAATTGTTTTTTTCCAGTATCTTTTACTGCTTGTACAAATTCTTCGTTATCCCAAGCATTAATTTGACCAGGACGGGAAATCTTGGGCGCATCAGGAAACATTTCTTCGAGCTCTTGCATTAGCGGTCCATTTGGCCCGTTTTCAAAACTTGTTGTTAAAATAACTGGTAAATTGAAATACTTTGCAGTTTTAGCTAATGATAAGACGTTATTTCGAAATTCATCTACACCATAATCTCTTACCAAACCTGAAATCAAACCTGTTTGATGATCGACTAATAATACGGCTGCATCCTCTTTCGATAAACGCTGATATAAATCACTCATAACACATGCCTCCTAAAACGATTGTCCAGTTTTAAACTGGCACCCTCAGTTTACAAGTAAATTGACAAAACTTCAACCGCTACGTGACTATTCACAGTTGACTATCTTCTTTACATCAAATTATCTCTCAAAGTTGACTCATCATCAGTTTACAAATAAACTGAATAGAAGACTTATAATCGTCTATACATGCCTTAATAGGCATTCAAGTTGGAAAAAATGATCCATTTGACGATTACGCATTAAGCAAATTAAAAAAACGAGCGAAAAGGAGAGTTCATAATATGAGTGAAAAACTGAACATTGGTATTATTTTAGGAAGTACACGGGAGGGTCGCGTTAGCCCATCCGTAGGTGATTGGGTGAAATCGATTGCTGACGAGCGTGATGATGCCCATTATCACATTGTAGATATTGCCGATTTCCATCTACCTTTCCTAGGCACAACAGATGCTACCGATCCAGCTATTGCTAAATGGAATAAAACATTAACGGAGTTAGATGGTTTTGTTTTTATTGTACAGGAATATAACCACAGTATTTCTGGTGCACTTAAAAACGCTCTCGATCTGGCAAGAGAGGCATGGAATAATAAAGCCGCCGGAATTGTCAGTTACGGTGCAGCTGGTGGGGCAAGAGCAGCCGAGCACCTTAGAGGAATATTAGGTGAACTCATGATAGCAGACGTCCGCACACACCCAACGTTATCAATGTTCACGGATTTTGAAAGCTTTACAACATTTAAACCGCAAGCCCTCCATAAACCAAACGTAAATACCATGCTCGATCAAGTAAACAGTTGGAGTCAAGCATTGAAGCCATTAAGAAACCCATCACCATCATCTAAATAGCCAAAAAAGGATCGTCTCACGTATACGGTGACGATCCTTCCTTCTCTTCTTAATTAAGTCGTACGAACTCTTCGACGATACAACGCAGATAAACCGAATCCACCTGCCGCAAGAGTCAAGCCACCCATTGCATAAAGAAGATGATTGCTTGCCGTGTCTGGCATTGCACCACCAGCATCAATTGGCTCAGCATTTTCCTTCACTTCGTCAGGAACAACAATCGAATCAACACCATTAAAGTTACTGACGGTTTGCTCCATAGCAATATGCATCTCCAGGCTTTCTTCGCCATCGTCAATCATCATTGTCATATCCATCATCATATCGGTCATATAGTACGTATCTTTTTCAATTGTCATCTCGTAGTTTAAATCACTAATTTCAAATGACTCCAGCAACGCTTCTCCGCCTTGCATCTCTTCTTCCATCATTAATTCACCAAGAAGGTCATTAATCATGTCATTTAAGTCTTCGCCGTTCCCTTCGTAAGTGAGAACGTACGCATCTCCCTCATCGCTAACGCTCATATCTTCACCTAGCATGTCCGCTTGCTCACGTGTCGACGTCGCTTGAAGCAGTTCCATCATCTCATCACTGCTCATTCCTTCAAAAACGTACCATTCCCCGTCCGGCCCCTGCTCGTACATGCCATCTTCTGTCCAATAAAGCGTGGATTCCATGTCCCCATCCGGTGTGCTAATCGTTGATACTTGGTGCATCGCAAATGGATCCATAATGACATCTTCCATCGTATGTACCGACAGGGTTACCTCTTCACCAGACATAGGATCTGGCATCGTCATGTCCATCATCGTTTCGCTAGAATAACTATCAAGTTCGAGCATCGCTTCATTTGACTGGTGAATAATGTCAGCGGCACTCTCTTCATTTGCTAAAGCATTTCCTGTAACCGCTACAACAAAAAAACTTGCTACCGTAACTGATGTTAATTTTTTCATATGTACACTCCTAAATTTAAGTTTTAGGAAGAACAGCATTGTCTAGGCTGCTTGATACTCATGTTCGTCTCCTGCATTTCCTATATGTAGAAGTAGTTACCCTGTCCAAATCAAATGAAACCGCTTTTCTTGAAAAAACTTCAAAAAAACCATGAAGATGGGAGTCTCTCATGGTTAAATCGCTTCACTATGGACGAGCGTAGTTTCAATAATATAGCGGTCTGGCGCATCTCCTAGATATTGAA includes:
- a CDS encoding DUF6612 family protein, which encodes MKKLTSVTVASFFVVAVTGNALANEESAADIIHQSNEAMLELDSYSSETMMDMTMPDPMSGEEVTLSVHTMEDVIMDPFAMHQVSTISTPDGDMESTLYWTEDGMYEQGPDGEWYVFEGMSSDEMMELLQATSTREQADMLGEDMSVSDEGDAYVLTYEGNGEDLNDMINDLLGELMMEEEMQGGEALLESFEISDLNYEMTIEKDTYYMTDMMMDMTMMIDDGEESLEMHIAMEQTVSNFNGVDSIVVPDEVKENAEPIDAGGAMPDTASNHLLYAMGGLTLAAGGFGLSALYRRRVRTT
- a CDS encoding (4Fe-4S)-binding protein, which produces MKQELEEQGYRRYYGETIDVYFNKDVCIHAAKCVQNLNEVFDTEKRPWIQPDQAKASDVEATVKLCPSGALQYKRDE
- a CDS encoding MarR family winged helix-turn-helix transcriptional regulator; this translates as MADNKVQDILGLAAWYRLSRAYHYSLRRSNAYLKEYGLSAAQFDVLVQIGTNQELSQKELAEKLLVTKGNITKLLVKMEMLGWIERRRVHKVKYLTLTEMGEALFNEVVPKQEDHQISHFDALDEQELRQLVKLLKKLEPPT
- a CDS encoding NADPH-dependent FMN reductase codes for the protein MSEKLNIGIILGSTREGRVSPSVGDWVKSIADERDDAHYHIVDIADFHLPFLGTTDATDPAIAKWNKTLTELDGFVFIVQEYNHSISGALKNALDLAREAWNNKAAGIVSYGAAGGARAAEHLRGILGELMIADVRTHPTLSMFTDFESFTTFKPQALHKPNVNTMLDQVNSWSQALKPLRNPSPSSK
- the ycaC gene encoding isochorismate family cysteine hydrolase YcaC — encoded protein: MSDLYQRLSKEDAAVLLVDHQTGLISGLVRDYGVDEFRNNVLSLAKTAKYFNLPVILTTSFENGPNGPLMQELEEMFPDAPKISRPGQINAWDNEEFVQAVKDTGKKQLIIAGVVTEVCVAFPALSAVNEGYEVFVSVDASGTSSQQVANAALTRMAHGGVQLLNWFSIAGELQRDWRHDVEGFGELLAGQLPSYNNVIGSYEGAQRDLRAQNK
- a CDS encoding GNAT family N-acetyltransferase, with the translated sequence MIVEEEKRHVYKGESGNVLGEITFVPVGKTKIIIDHTHVLEEGKGKGIAKELVYSVVKRMEQENKLILPLCPFAKLEFEKNPDYQKLLAQK